In Flavobacteriales bacterium, a single genomic region encodes these proteins:
- a CDS encoding translocation/assembly module TamB domain-containing protein, translated as MLRKIFKWILWLIAIIIFLNIIGYFAIHNSSVQTYLTKVAAKYIKKELNMDVEIERVDLRPFNKILLENLLIFDHQGDTVIYSKKLYTELINIQDFGDKLKLKNIQFEDAFVQMKTHEGDTFSGLDWFIDQVDGESNPLDTNPSTYIVDLKQISFKNSRFNVVDTGLFIGFDIKNLDIKNLSWQNDSLFIDIKPSKVNIDDLLNIESIEGQYTLLGVEEMRAENFSIALAHSKFDGNARIKFHDDQMDWFHKKTQYTCDINELVYDKTDINYALINEVIPNFPIKLRGNLKGTPKKMNFKNIQFTSNKSFGTLEGKIKYLFNPEKIHLDLDFKKLEADAQVVNFYFQDSPEIQKQLQPLFPIKYQGKYKGNFDLNESKGNFSTAIGDLSTDLQILIDPDKNNALYFAQLDFKNFQLDALFPENELGKTSAFFDIKGEGLQHKDLKINIQSTIQEFPFKNYPYKGINLEGKISYNHYEGKLNLIDSNLTLDFNGLIDLNKGKEQFNFNADIRNAKLNRLKLTESPNILSTHVRANVKGYDLDKSAGEVTISNTKYTNQIGSYSLDSILISNEIDSLQNRTLKMQSEILDFDMNGNFELGNIYTELLQKLQPYLDFGLTTSDTLISDQKYQLALTLKDASFIDKLILPNTFLSKNTKLNIHKEGTELPIMDIHSKYLIFGKNLINDISIKNVFNQDTLSFEISSEGIDIGQESVIIDGIRAKFDAKQNQILSNATWEALYDSTNYSGNMNISGNIDTNGNFFGKVLANSYLYMIDKKWRIDSTNSITYDTGKLQVTNLFFKHGKQELEINSRMDFDRENQLALEIENFDLDNINPYLENLSTDLKGRIFGTVVVDDLLDKIKIRNSIIVDSLSVNNLWLGDLIFENKKSQTSGRLEYIIDLEKSNYKIISANASYAPEQGFSSMELNADIKKLRVDFLNPYLEPYLDQMRGRIDGNLQIVNGKTLGYVSPLKVTFQVPLAGTRFSIDGRPKIKLDDSQININNLKLNVERILAKEEGNQKKDFGNTFISGTVFHDNFENFTYNLNANFDKFLGLATTKKDNDIFFGDAVVSGKMKMTGQGASPYIKVDVESQEGTDISIHTTDDNEIEQTSFITFTQKPKEKEKEENILLKTIRKEMSDEEGGFKVDLIMKVKPSSIVRFAMDESIVVSKGFGDMRLNLFSDMSFDLYGSYEVDEADFFYAFTDNLITKKFKIEKGGKITWNGDVFKGQMSNINALYETDLNLKNLGEEDEESKTVQATIKLGGELMKPEVKFGIAIPEASDKAKASLNEMTNTEDKLAKQFISLLLLNSFFVNNQGINIEDRLGNTLVSSGFGLLTSNINQWLDNNIANFDVEVKINPGTGAELELQEIELILKKSFLNNRLRINGNLGTPLGQQDNSDLKGDVNIEYDLQKDGKLKLRVFNKSFEAEASNKTEYRQGIGLFYRFDFDRIF; from the coding sequence ATGTTACGGAAAATATTTAAATGGATTTTATGGCTTATTGCAATTATAATATTTTTGAATATTATAGGTTATTTCGCTATTCATAATAGTTCCGTACAAACCTACCTTACCAAAGTTGCCGCAAAATACATCAAAAAAGAGCTCAATATGGATGTAGAAATTGAGCGGGTAGATTTGCGTCCGTTCAATAAAATATTATTGGAAAACTTATTAATATTTGACCATCAAGGAGATACCGTAATTTACTCCAAGAAACTATACACCGAACTTATTAATATTCAAGATTTTGGAGACAAACTCAAACTAAAAAACATTCAGTTTGAAGATGCTTTTGTACAAATGAAAACCCACGAAGGAGATACTTTCTCTGGCTTAGATTGGTTTATCGATCAAGTAGATGGAGAAAGCAATCCTTTAGATACAAACCCAAGCACTTATATTGTAGATTTAAAGCAAATTTCTTTTAAAAATTCCCGATTTAACGTAGTAGATACTGGCTTATTTATTGGTTTTGATATCAAAAATCTAGATATCAAAAATCTGTCTTGGCAAAATGACTCACTCTTCATTGATATCAAACCATCAAAAGTGAATATTGATGATTTATTGAATATCGAAAGTATTGAAGGTCAATATACATTACTTGGAGTAGAAGAAATGCGTGCAGAGAATTTTTCTATTGCACTAGCTCATTCAAAATTTGATGGAAATGCCCGCATAAAATTCCATGATGATCAAATGGATTGGTTTCACAAAAAAACACAATACACCTGTGATATCAATGAATTAGTTTATGATAAAACCGATATTAATTATGCTTTAATAAACGAGGTAATTCCTAATTTCCCCATCAAGCTTCGTGGAAACTTGAAAGGAACTCCTAAAAAAATGAATTTTAAAAATATTCAATTTACCTCCAATAAATCTTTTGGTACGCTTGAAGGAAAAATAAAATACCTTTTTAATCCAGAAAAAATTCATTTGGACCTAGATTTTAAAAAACTCGAAGCTGATGCACAGGTAGTTAATTTCTATTTTCAAGACAGCCCAGAAATCCAAAAACAGTTACAACCATTATTCCCAATAAAATATCAAGGAAAATATAAAGGAAACTTTGACCTTAACGAATCTAAAGGTAATTTCAGTACTGCTATTGGTGATTTATCTACCGACTTACAAATCCTTATTGATCCAGATAAAAACAATGCCTTGTACTTTGCTCAATTAGATTTTAAGAATTTTCAACTCGATGCTCTTTTTCCAGAAAACGAATTAGGAAAAACATCGGCATTTTTTGATATTAAAGGTGAAGGGTTACAACACAAAGACCTCAAAATAAATATCCAATCTACTATACAGGAATTCCCTTTTAAAAACTACCCATATAAAGGAATTAACCTAGAAGGGAAAATATCTTATAATCATTATGAAGGAAAACTCAACCTTATAGACAGCAATTTAACACTGGATTTCAATGGATTAATTGATTTAAACAAGGGTAAAGAACAATTTAATTTTAATGCAGACATCAGAAATGCAAAACTCAATCGGTTAAAACTAACGGAGTCTCCAAACATCCTTTCTACCCACGTAAGAGCAAATGTAAAAGGGTATGATCTTGATAAATCTGCTGGAGAAGTCACCATTTCGAACACAAAATACACAAATCAGATAGGGTCCTATTCTTTAGACTCTATATTAATTTCCAATGAAATAGATAGTTTACAAAATCGAACTTTAAAAATGCAATCTGAGATTTTGGATTTCGATATGAACGGAAACTTTGAACTCGGAAATATCTACACTGAATTATTGCAGAAACTTCAGCCGTATCTAGATTTTGGTTTAACCACTTCAGATACCCTAATTTCAGATCAAAAATACCAATTAGCCCTAACATTAAAAGACGCTTCATTTATTGACAAATTGATTCTTCCTAATACTTTTTTAAGTAAAAACACCAAACTAAATATTCATAAAGAAGGAACGGAATTACCAATAATGGACATTCACTCCAAATATCTCATTTTTGGAAAAAACCTTATCAACGACATTTCAATAAAGAATGTTTTTAATCAAGATACTTTATCCTTTGAAATTAGTTCAGAAGGAATAGATATTGGACAAGAATCTGTGATTATTGATGGGATTCGAGCAAAATTTGACGCAAAACAAAATCAAATACTTTCTAATGCCACTTGGGAGGCTCTTTATGACTCTACAAACTATAGTGGAAATATGAATATTTCGGGAAATATTGATACTAATGGTAATTTTTTCGGAAAAGTATTGGCAAATTCATATCTATACATGATTGATAAAAAATGGCGTATAGATTCTACAAACAGTATTACCTACGACACAGGAAAGCTACAGGTTACCAATCTGTTCTTTAAACATGGAAAACAAGAATTGGAAATCAACTCAAGGATGGATTTTGACAGAGAAAACCAACTTGCATTAGAAATCGAAAATTTTGATTTAGACAATATTAATCCCTATTTAGAAAATTTATCTACCGATTTAAAAGGAAGAATATTTGGAACAGTTGTCGTAGATGATCTTCTTGATAAAATAAAAATACGAAACTCCATAATCGTTGACTCACTAAGCGTAAACAACCTGTGGCTAGGTGATTTAATATTCGAAAACAAAAAAAGTCAGACTTCTGGACGCCTAGAGTATATCATTGATTTAGAAAAATCGAATTATAAAATTATCAGTGCCAATGCGAGCTACGCACCAGAGCAAGGCTTCTCGAGTATGGAACTTAACGCAGATATCAAAAAACTGCGTGTAGATTTTCTCAATCCCTATCTGGAACCCTACCTAGATCAAATGAGAGGAAGAATAGATGGAAATTTACAAATTGTAAATGGAAAAACACTTGGCTATGTTTCACCACTCAAAGTTACCTTTCAAGTTCCTTTGGCAGGAACTAGATTTTCAATTGACGGAAGACCGAAAATAAAACTCGATGATTCTCAAATAAACATTAATAATTTAAAACTAAATGTAGAAAGAATCCTTGCAAAAGAAGAAGGAAATCAGAAGAAAGACTTCGGAAATACCTTTATTAGCGGAACCGTATTTCATGATAATTTTGAAAATTTCACGTACAATTTAAATGCCAATTTTGATAAATTTTTAGGACTTGCCACTACCAAAAAAGATAATGATATTTTCTTTGGAGACGCTGTAGTATCTGGAAAAATGAAAATGACAGGACAAGGTGCCAGTCCATATATAAAAGTAGATGTGGAATCTCAAGAAGGAACAGATATTTCTATTCACACCACAGACGATAATGAGATCGAGCAAACTTCTTTTATCACCTTTACCCAAAAACCTAAAGAGAAGGAAAAAGAAGAAAACATTCTGCTTAAAACCATTAGAAAAGAAATGTCAGATGAAGAAGGTGGTTTTAAAGTTGATTTAATCATGAAAGTAAAACCCTCTTCTATTGTCCGTTTTGCTATGGATGAATCCATAGTGGTCAGTAAAGGTTTTGGAGACATGAGACTCAATCTCTTTTCTGATATGAGCTTTGATCTTTATGGAAGTTATGAAGTTGATGAAGCCGATTTTTTCTATGCTTTTACGGATAATTTAATTACCAAAAAATTCAAAATTGAAAAAGGGGGAAAAATTACTTGGAATGGTGATGTTTTTAAAGGGCAAATGAGCAATATCAATGCGCTTTACGAAACGGATTTAAATCTGAAAAATTTAGGAGAAGAAGATGAGGAATCTAAAACGGTTCAAGCAACCATCAAACTGGGAGGAGAATTGATGAAACCTGAAGTGAAATTTGGAATAGCCATTCCCGAAGCCTCAGACAAAGCCAAAGCGAGTCTCAATGAAATGACCAATACAGAAGATAAACTCGCCAAACAATTTATATCGCTCCTACTGTTGAATTCTTTCTTTGTAAACAACCAAGGAATTAATATAGAGGACAGATTAGGAAATACACTAGTTTCCTCAGGTTTTGGCTTGTTGACTTCCAATATTAACCAGTGGTTAGATAATAATATTGCCAATTTTGATGTGGAAGTAAAAATTAACCCAGGAACAGGTGCCGAGCTAGAATTACAAGAAATAGAACTCATTCTAAAAAAGAGTTTCCTCAACAATAGATTAAGAATTAACGGAAACCTAGGAACTCCCTTAGGACAACAAGATAATTCCGACTTAAAAGGTGATGTAAATATTGAATATGATCTTCAAAAAGATGGAAAGCTCAAACTAAGAGTTTTCAATAAATCATTTGAGGCAGAAGCATCTAATAAAACAGAATACCGACAAGGTATTGGTTTATTTTACCGCTTTGATTTCGACAGAATTTTTTAG
- the tsaD gene encoding tRNA (adenosine(37)-N6)-threonylcarbamoyltransferase complex transferase subunit TsaD: protein MNKPIIILAIETSCDDTSVSIIKDRKILSNIVANQAVHEKYGGVVPELASRAHMQNMVPVLQEAMNEANLPLEEIDAIAYTKGPGLMGSLLVGSSIAQGLAFALEKPLIGVHHMQGHILAHFIEDERVKNSPEFPFICLTISGGHTQLIQVNAVDDMHILGETIDDAVGEAFDKTARYLDLPYPGGPVIDRLAKKGNPRFMKFTKPKVGALEFSFSGLKTNIIQNIEKEVKKDPDFVKKHLEDICASVQFTIVGILLEKLHTAVKETGINRIAIAGGVSANSAIRKELLKREKTAGWDVFMPSFEYCTDNAGMIAITAHFQYLKQDFVDYKTGAKARLENRI from the coding sequence ATGAATAAACCTATCATAATCCTTGCCATAGAAACATCTTGTGACGATACTTCTGTTTCAATCATCAAAGATAGGAAGATATTATCGAATATTGTCGCAAATCAAGCCGTGCATGAAAAATATGGCGGTGTAGTTCCAGAATTGGCATCTAGAGCACATATGCAAAATATGGTTCCTGTATTGCAGGAAGCCATGAATGAAGCAAATTTACCACTCGAAGAAATTGATGCCATAGCCTATACAAAAGGTCCTGGTTTAATGGGTTCACTATTGGTGGGTTCCTCTATTGCTCAAGGTTTAGCCTTTGCTTTAGAAAAACCACTCATAGGGGTTCATCACATGCAAGGACACATTTTGGCACATTTTATAGAAGACGAACGAGTGAAAAATTCGCCTGAGTTTCCTTTTATTTGCTTAACCATTTCTGGTGGTCATACTCAACTCATTCAGGTGAATGCGGTGGACGATATGCACATTTTAGGAGAAACAATTGACGATGCTGTAGGGGAAGCTTTTGATAAAACTGCAAGGTATCTTGATTTACCGTACCCTGGAGGGCCTGTTATTGATCGTTTGGCTAAAAAAGGAAATCCTAGGTTTATGAAATTTACTAAACCGAAAGTAGGAGCATTGGAATTTAGCTTTAGCGGATTAAAAACAAATATTATCCAGAATATAGAAAAGGAAGTGAAAAAAGATCCCGATTTTGTAAAAAAACATTTGGAGGATATTTGTGCTTCTGTTCAGTTTACTATTGTAGGGATTTTATTGGAAAAATTACATACGGCTGTAAAAGAAACAGGGATTAATAGGATTGCGATTGCAGGGGGAGTTTCGGCAAATTCGGCAATTAGAAAAGAATTACTCAAAAGAGAGAAAACCGCAGGTTGGGATGTCTTTATGCCATCATTTGAATATTGTACAGATAATGCTGGAATGATCGCAATTACTGCCCATTTCCAATATTTGAAACAAGATTTTGTAGATTATAAAACAGGAGCAAAAGCACGATTAGAAAACAGAATTTAA
- a CDS encoding SAM-dependent methyltransferase: MNKGTLYLIPNTLGDSNLNKTIPEEVQQKIQELDHFVVEHSKPARAFLKSVGIKTPQSDLVIFELNKHTDPADISSFINPLLKGIDIGLLSDAGCPGVADPGADIVKLAHQNHIRVTPFVGPSSILLAQMASGLNGQSFAFNGYLPIDKIDRKKQIQFFENLAKKGQSQSFIETPYRNKQLFQELLNHLNPKTQLCIAYHLTLTDEFIKTQSVQDWKKTALPDFHKKPCIFIIG, encoded by the coding sequence ATGAACAAAGGAACCTTATACCTAATTCCCAATACACTGGGTGATTCAAATTTGAACAAAACCATTCCTGAAGAGGTGCAACAAAAAATTCAAGAACTCGATCATTTTGTGGTAGAACATAGCAAACCAGCACGAGCTTTTTTGAAGTCTGTAGGTATTAAAACACCGCAATCTGACTTGGTTATTTTTGAGCTTAATAAACACACAGATCCAGCAGATATTTCAAGTTTTATAAATCCACTTTTGAAGGGAATAGATATAGGTTTACTCTCAGATGCAGGTTGCCCAGGTGTGGCAGACCCCGGTGCAGATATTGTGAAATTAGCACATCAAAACCATATCCGAGTGACTCCTTTTGTGGGACCTTCATCTATTCTTTTGGCTCAAATGGCAAGTGGTCTAAATGGACAAAGCTTCGCATTTAATGGTTATCTCCCAATAGATAAAATAGACAGAAAAAAACAAATACAATTTTTTGAAAATCTAGCTAAAAAGGGACAAAGTCAATCTTTTATTGAAACACCTTATAGAAATAAACAGTTGTTTCAAGAATTACTCAATCATTTGAATCCAAAGACCCAATTGTGTATCGCTTATCATCTTACTTTAACTGACGAATTTATAAAAACACAATCTGTTCAAGATTGGAAAAAAACCGCCCTTCCAGACTTTCATAAAAAGCCCTGTATTTTTATTATTGGATGA